The following nucleotide sequence is from Pararge aegeria chromosome 13, ilParAegt1.1, whole genome shotgun sequence.
AACGTTGAAAAAGTATCGTCTTTTCGTAAAAATCTTCTTATGCGGCTTAACAATGTCGCAGGAGGGTCGGTATTAGTGCTTACAGATCGAAATTGAAGTTGATCGTCACAATCTATCGGCAACGTCGTCGAGAAGTAAGGTTGAGAAGGTAGTGTTAATGTGCGTCTCGGTGAAAAGTCGTCTTCTCGGTAATCTCTTTGATATGCCAATTGTAATGTACTTATGCTCAAGCGCTGCTCCTGAGGAGGCCATAGTTCTCTTGTAGGCGGAACAGGAGAGGGTCGTTCTCCCAGCATTCGCCTAGCCAGTTCAGCGGGCTGCCAGAGTGAACTAGCTGCCAAGTTCCCGTGCGTTGGCATCTCGAGACCAGTGGCCACTAACAGTGCGAAAGCATATGGGCTAATCCAATACAAGGCTTTTTGCACTTGTCGGTATTCGCGGATAAATGGCACGCTAGCAGCACATGCTTTTTAAATGGATTAAATATTGTGTGTaaaggtttttgtttttctactaTACTGCAATTACAtagggtcttttcgccttttcgcgtccgacgcccaattcgcgtccaaacgacggtacactgttttacaacagtgaaaaataacaataccgacacaccaatctaaacaagagcgcttctattgatgttcggacctatgacaggtactcacacacaaacaaaagatctgtgcgtgcaacccaaatttaatgaaaaataaactaatcttgcgtgtgcaaccaacaagtgctgacgcgcgaatctgttgtaaaaaaaatagtgagcagctgtacatttcacggtaagtatttaaggtgtttatgtgaaatttagaatactttgttatccctagaccttaattgtgaaccacactataggaataacgatgtttgtgcttatatttttctactgacagttttatataaggtggacgcgaactggtacataaaatttataaaaaaaccactttgcgtccgctgtggacgcagattactctaactatttctcagtaagatgtttaattaaatacgataacatgggaaaaacaatataaacttcctatcaattttaacaacattaacatgcataatatgatggccgatttgcgtccatattattagaactataaaaaaagataatgaatgtcaaaaatcagacttatgttggacgcacagttttcctacatAAGAAACCttttgcgtccatctttttatcacacgaaaataatagagtaaaatttatataattttatttaaatatactttaaacctaacctaaaaatatacaattaatatacgaaaattattttatgtatttgccaa
It contains:
- the LOC120628540 gene encoding uncharacterized protein LOC120628540 codes for the protein MPTHGNLAASSLWQPAELARRMLGERPSPVPPTRELWPPQEQRLSISTLQLAYQRDYREDDFSPRRTLTLPSQPYFSTTLPIDCDDQLQFRSVSTNTDPPATLLSRIRRFLRKDDTFSTFSMSNQTTTKRETQVGQNVENPARRAVKNLKKTLAGAKYRIAPNAENIESPRIVYNAAKPGDRMMTTFGANKSRKWFSLPSRYDCSRKLRAFQNICGQRSQESGPPLRPPLQITQV